From the Martelella mediterranea DSM 17316 genome, one window contains:
- a CDS encoding DNA adenine methylase produces MVNQRPVAPTVPAAGYIGGKRILSKTVIARINATPHDGYAEPFVGMGGVFLRRDRQPRTEVINDISGDVANFFRILQRHFPQFMDTLRFQISGRREFERLMKTDPTTLTDLERAARFLYLQRLAFGGKVAGRNFGVSKTTGARFNLVKLASTLEDIHERLAGVVIECLPWQDFIRRYDRPGMLFYLDPPYWGNEADYGADVFGGKDFEAMAEALAGLQGTFILSLNAVQGVFETFSRFDIEEVDCTYSISEGNGKGVKEVIIVG; encoded by the coding sequence ATGGTAAATCAGCGCCCGGTCGCTCCGACCGTTCCCGCAGCCGGCTATATCGGCGGCAAGCGCATCCTGTCGAAGACCGTGATCGCCAGGATCAACGCGACCCCGCATGACGGCTATGCCGAGCCCTTCGTCGGCATGGGCGGCGTGTTCCTGCGCCGCGATCGCCAGCCGAGGACGGAGGTCATCAACGATATCAGCGGCGACGTCGCCAACTTCTTCCGCATCCTGCAGCGGCACTTTCCGCAGTTCATGGATACGCTCCGCTTCCAGATCTCCGGAAGGCGGGAATTCGAGCGGCTGATGAAGACCGATCCAACGACGCTGACCGATCTCGAACGCGCCGCCCGCTTCCTCTATCTCCAGCGTCTCGCCTTCGGCGGCAAGGTCGCCGGCCGGAATTTTGGGGTCAGCAAGACCACCGGCGCCCGCTTCAACCTGGTCAAGCTCGCCTCGACGCTGGAGGACATCCACGAACGCCTCGCCGGCGTCGTCATCGAATGCCTGCCCTGGCAGGACTTCATCCGCCGCTATGACCGGCCGGGCATGCTGTTCTATCTCGATCCGCCCTATTGGGGAAACGAGGCCGACTATGGCGCGGACGTCTTCGGCGGCAAGGATTTCGAGGCGATGGCGGAGGCTTTAGCCGGCCTTCAAGGCACCTTCATACTGTCCTTGAACGCCGTTCAAGGCGTCTTCGAAACCTTCTCACGGTTCGACATCGAGGAGGTCGACTGCACCTATTCAATCTCGGAGGGGAATGGGAAGGGCGTGAAGGAGGTCATTATCGTCGGATGA
- a CDS encoding DUF2339 domain-containing protein produces MTSVFWLLVILLVAFAMSHSRVRSRLKKLEDQQQRTHQRLELLERQAQGDAEQNLAAVADGTEKTPTGKPVESVEPPAVETVAPPEGAPPAEAEKSSSAVKGPPRAFVFTGEVMRQFTQWLRQNWTIALAALSLALGGVFMVQYGVENGLLTPVWRVVGALALGALMIAVGEAIRRRYGDERTASTAALPSVFAGAGLVTLFSAVLAARLLYGLVSPETTLAGLVLVSILAVALGWLYGSVLSAVGIIGATAAPFLVGGESESGWLFFYYFAFIAIAGLAVDSVKRWAWVSAVVLIATSSAATLLYVATGGLIHYTAFLALSWLASVTIPVQSFVPTHAGQTVLATLAGLRPRADFPTRVVAAMTLFVSAAGIYLSLEAPSATEATVAFLLVALVLGATLIWMHRAEALKDIPLLPTAAFLAVLALQAVEYGPLFAQFLAMREAATTPATSFITLALVLSAVASIMAFWRMPRSADDARAALGFALGAATFAPASAFIFQFLWSPAAAFGDYLWSLHILAIAAVMTVLTDRTLRSGDANQRQLRAALFAIAALSMLALALFVVLTQTALTLALGVVVILTIWLDRRFDLALIGIFTKVALAIIAFRLIASPGFFWAVRSTTPWLAFIEAYGGTLALLYVGWRLTVSRARLSVQAAIETATWTIAAVFACALLQRLVPDEPGLLAAVMAIAMLAQINRLPTTGRWLRIFRAALAVLFGLVATALIAVPLTVTNPVLFRLNPVAGPAIFDSLALSYLPLAAVLAIGAWKIDTLGRRLRIAFTCVSSLLAGFYVACEIRRFWRGNDLSVPGVTQPELYSYTIALVIICAVLLLISFSRHSHALRKVAMAATGLTIAKVFLVDISGLEGLLRVVSFIGLGLALAGLGWLDRAMNQRWNRMSDKAETPGEGGDL; encoded by the coding sequence ATGACTTCGGTTTTCTGGCTTCTTGTGATCCTCCTCGTGGCGTTCGCCATGTCGCATTCCAGGGTGAGGAGCCGTCTCAAGAAACTGGAGGATCAGCAGCAGCGAACCCACCAACGGCTGGAACTACTGGAGCGCCAGGCGCAGGGCGATGCGGAACAAAACCTTGCCGCCGTCGCAGACGGCACGGAAAAAACGCCAACCGGAAAACCGGTCGAAAGCGTGGAGCCGCCCGCAGTCGAAACCGTCGCGCCGCCGGAAGGTGCGCCGCCGGCCGAAGCAGAAAAATCATCCAGCGCCGTCAAGGGGCCGCCGCGCGCCTTTGTCTTTACCGGCGAGGTCATGCGGCAGTTCACACAGTGGCTTCGTCAAAACTGGACGATCGCTCTGGCGGCGCTTTCGCTGGCGCTGGGTGGTGTATTCATGGTTCAGTATGGCGTCGAAAACGGGTTGCTGACGCCGGTCTGGCGCGTGGTCGGCGCGCTGGCGCTGGGCGCCTTGATGATCGCCGTCGGCGAGGCGATCCGCCGCCGCTACGGCGACGAGCGGACGGCCTCCACGGCAGCCCTCCCCTCGGTCTTCGCCGGGGCGGGACTGGTGACGCTCTTTTCCGCCGTGCTCGCCGCCCGTCTTCTCTACGGCCTCGTTTCCCCCGAAACCACGCTCGCCGGGCTGGTTCTGGTCAGCATACTGGCGGTGGCGCTCGGCTGGCTTTATGGCTCGGTGCTGAGCGCCGTCGGCATTATCGGCGCCACAGCCGCGCCCTTTCTTGTCGGCGGCGAATCCGAGAGCGGCTGGCTGTTCTTCTACTATTTCGCCTTCATCGCCATTGCCGGCCTTGCCGTCGACAGCGTCAAGCGCTGGGCCTGGGTCTCCGCCGTGGTGCTGATCGCGACCTCAAGCGCGGCCACGCTGCTCTATGTCGCGACCGGCGGCCTGATCCATTATACGGCGTTTCTCGCGCTTTCCTGGCTGGCGTCCGTCACCATCCCCGTTCAAAGCTTCGTGCCGACGCATGCCGGCCAGACGGTTCTGGCGACGCTTGCCGGCCTTCGCCCGCGCGCGGATTTCCCGACCCGGGTTGTCGCGGCGATGACGCTGTTCGTCAGCGCGGCCGGCATTTACCTGTCTCTCGAAGCGCCGTCCGCGACAGAGGCGACTGTCGCCTTCCTGCTCGTCGCCCTCGTCCTTGGCGCGACGCTGATATGGATGCACCGCGCCGAGGCGCTGAAAGACATCCCGCTCCTGCCCACCGCCGCGTTTCTGGCCGTGCTTGCGCTGCAAGCGGTCGAATACGGTCCGCTTTTCGCTCAGTTCCTCGCAATGCGGGAAGCTGCGACGACACCCGCGACCTCCTTCATAACACTGGCCCTCGTCCTCTCGGCAGTTGCATCGATCATGGCCTTCTGGCGGATGCCCCGGTCCGCGGATGATGCCCGCGCGGCGTTAGGTTTTGCCCTGGGGGCCGCGACCTTTGCGCCGGCGAGCGCCTTCATCTTCCAGTTTCTCTGGTCGCCGGCGGCCGCCTTCGGGGATTATCTCTGGAGCCTCCACATTCTCGCGATCGCGGCGGTCATGACCGTGCTGACGGATCGAACCTTGCGGAGCGGCGATGCCAACCAGCGACAGCTTCGCGCGGCGCTCTTCGCAATCGCCGCGCTGTCGATGCTGGCGCTGGCGCTGTTCGTGGTGCTGACCCAGACGGCGCTGACGCTGGCGCTCGGCGTGGTCGTGATCCTCACCATCTGGCTCGACCGGCGTTTCGATCTTGCGCTCATCGGCATCTTCACCAAGGTGGCGCTCGCCATCATCGCCTTCCGCCTGATCGCGAGCCCCGGCTTTTTCTGGGCGGTGCGCAGCACCACCCCATGGCTGGCCTTCATCGAGGCCTATGGCGGCACGCTGGCCTTGCTATATGTCGGGTGGCGGCTGACCGTTTCCCGCGCGCGGCTATCCGTGCAGGCGGCGATCGAGACCGCCACATGGACGATTGCAGCCGTCTTCGCCTGTGCATTGCTGCAACGGCTGGTGCCGGACGAACCGGGGCTGCTCGCCGCGGTGATGGCGATCGCCATGCTCGCCCAGATCAACCGCCTGCCGACGACCGGCAGGTGGCTGCGGATTTTCCGGGCGGCTCTTGCCGTGCTGTTCGGCCTTGTCGCCACCGCCCTGATTGCCGTGCCGCTCACAGTCACCAATCCGGTTCTGTTCCGCCTCAACCCGGTAGCGGGGCCGGCGATCTTCGACAGCCTGGCGCTCAGCTACCTGCCGCTCGCGGCCGTGCTGGCGATCGGCGCCTGGAAGATCGACACGCTCGGCCGGCGATTGCGGATTGCCTTCACCTGCGTCTCGAGCCTGCTTGCAGGCTTCTATGTCGCCTGCGAAATCCGGCGGTTCTGGCGCGGCAACGACCTTTCGGTCCCGGGCGTCACCCAGCCGGAACTCTACAGCTACACGATCGCGCTGGTGATCATCTGCGCGGTTCTTCTGTTGATCAGCTTTTCCCGCCATTCCCATGCCCTGCGCAAGGTCGCCATGGCCGCGACCGGCCTGACAATCGCGAAGGTCTTCCTGGTGGATATTTCCGGCCTCGAAGGGCTCCTGCGCGTCGTATCCTTCATCGGCCTCGGCCTGGCGCTGGCCGGCCTCGGCTGGCTCGACCGCGCCATGAACCAGCGCTGGAACAGGATGTCAGACAAGGCCGAAACGCCTGGCGAAGGTGGAGACTTATAA
- a CDS encoding DedA family protein has translation MTFIEPYLHHYGLLALFIIIYLESLGAPMPGESALIGASLLAADGQLSIVGIFFVVVCAAVMGDSTGYLIGRFGGRAVISRYGRYVGMTEDRQKWIEGLYEKRGAWVVVGARFVVILRQLNGIAAGSMGMRWPSFLAANIVGGLLWAAVWTIGPYMFGDVIAERLHLDLHGAPS, from the coding sequence ATCACCTTCATCGAACCTTACCTCCACCACTACGGGCTGCTCGCGCTCTTCATCATCATCTATCTCGAATCGCTCGGCGCGCCGATGCCGGGCGAAAGCGCGTTGATCGGCGCCTCGTTGCTGGCGGCAGACGGACAGCTATCGATCGTGGGCATATTCTTCGTCGTTGTCTGCGCGGCCGTAATGGGAGACAGCACGGGCTATCTGATCGGCCGGTTTGGCGGCCGGGCGGTGATCTCGCGCTACGGACGTTACGTCGGCATGACGGAAGACCGTCAGAAATGGATCGAGGGACTCTATGAAAAACGCGGCGCATGGGTGGTGGTCGGCGCCCGCTTCGTCGTCATCCTGCGGCAATTGAACGGAATCGCGGCGGGCTCGATGGGCATGCGCTGGCCGTCCTTCCTCGCCGCCAACATCGTCGGCGGCCTGTTGTGGGCCGCGGTCTGGACCATCGGGCCCTATATGTTCGGCGACGTCATCGCCGAGCGCCTCCACCTCGACCTGCACGGCGCGCCGTCGTGA
- the wecB gene encoding non-hydrolyzing UDP-N-acetylglucosamine 2-epimerase — MTRILCVFGTRPEAIKMAPVVNALRCDSAITTEVCVTGQHRSMLDQVLSLFAIKPDFDLAVMAPNQGLNALSAKMIAGLDQVFEEARPDVVLVHGDTTTAMAAGIAAFHRGIAIGHVEAGLRTYDLSKPWPEEMNRRLVDVVSAYHFAPTLSSARNLAGEHLQGRVVVTGNTVIDALTEVAARIRGDAALGARLDADFPFLDSELKTLLVTGHRRESFGGGFINICKALRELARREDLQIVYPVHLNPNVAGPVQDMLGGLNNVHLIAPQAYLEFVYLMERCHIILTDSGGVQEEAPSLGKPVLVMRDVTERPEAVAAGTVKLVGTDTARIMREVVHLLDDPRAHALQSAAINPYGDGKAAQRIVDTLAGRAVIPFAAEAAPHARPRHLRAVSLRTATK; from the coding sequence TTGACCAGGATTCTCTGTGTTTTCGGCACCCGCCCTGAGGCCATAAAGATGGCCCCGGTGGTCAATGCTCTGAGGTGTGATAGCGCTATCACAACTGAGGTTTGTGTTACCGGCCAGCATCGCAGCATGCTTGATCAGGTGCTGTCGCTTTTCGCAATCAAGCCGGATTTCGATCTTGCGGTCATGGCGCCCAACCAGGGGCTGAATGCGCTCAGCGCGAAGATGATCGCCGGTCTCGACCAGGTATTCGAAGAGGCGCGGCCTGATGTCGTCCTGGTTCACGGCGATACCACCACGGCAATGGCGGCGGGCATTGCCGCCTTCCACCGCGGCATTGCCATCGGGCATGTCGAGGCGGGGCTGAGAACCTATGATCTTTCGAAGCCCTGGCCCGAAGAAATGAACCGGCGGCTCGTCGATGTCGTCTCGGCCTACCATTTCGCGCCGACGCTTTCGAGCGCGCGCAATCTCGCGGGCGAGCATCTTCAGGGCAGGGTCGTCGTCACCGGCAATACGGTGATCGACGCGCTGACGGAGGTTGCGGCCCGCATTCGCGGCGACGCGGCCCTCGGGGCCCGGCTGGACGCCGATTTTCCGTTTCTGGATTCCGAGCTGAAGACCCTGCTGGTCACCGGGCATCGTCGCGAGAGTTTCGGCGGCGGTTTCATCAATATCTGCAAGGCGTTGCGCGAACTTGCACGGCGCGAGGATCTGCAGATCGTCTATCCCGTGCATCTGAACCCCAATGTCGCGGGGCCGGTCCAGGATATGCTGGGCGGGCTGAACAACGTGCATCTGATCGCGCCGCAGGCCTATCTCGAATTCGTCTATCTGATGGAACGATGCCATATCATCCTGACCGATTCGGGCGGCGTGCAGGAAGAGGCGCCTTCGCTTGGAAAACCCGTCCTGGTGATGCGCGATGTCACCGAGCGACCGGAGGCGGTTGCGGCCGGCACGGTGAAACTGGTTGGAACCGACACCGCGAGAATCATGCGCGAGGTCGTGCACCTTCTGGACGATCCCCGAGCCCATGCGCTCCAATCCGCCGCGATCAATCCCTATGGCGACGGCAAGGCCGCGCAGCGCATCGTCGATACGCTTGCCGGACGCGCCGTCATTCCCTTCGCAGCGGAGGCTGCCCCGCATGCCCGCCCGCGCCACCTGCGCGCTGTTTCCTTGAGGACTGCCACGAAATGA
- a CDS encoding cellulose biosynthesis cyclic di-GMP-binding regulatory protein BcsB — MKNTKTALSRNAVIATLLAGTVAPVLLVPQESHAGAIADTLAAGTKDRVITRKVTLEELGIGTPLALGSTGAERDIYIPVPAGVELIDPTLNFEGRYLRADGGQTTYTLSVDDRMLLARSPTDDGGATDTSIGIDGAARDNGFVHLKVNWSSATGQYYCDDARPIGNMLEIEPDTYLEYGYAASAVKDISTAWSALPTEVTLLVSGSRLDKSSYDAAWRIGTALQRDGKTVRTIALPKVGDQIQTAALTVPPSLAGIPAFKSLAGGGEVQIASEAEIGALMLLDAPQFSADIAVADGAMAEQLKAALDAVSAEIVAADGAASAAVATIRQDFNALGQPVGSQTVGLRTLSGRPVIAVAPDAANAAVGLFDTLWRQSAVSGDLTLAAAAMPPGEGDAIALGALGKAPSRLDVVARGDWSTQFDLGTAAPGKVPSRLDLNVSAAPGATATLPVASVSINGYLLGAKQLKADGTPEQISVAIPAYTLLPRNVINVEFQRQPASDQCREVPQAYPAAVLPDSRVVFKDAPAADGFTTLVAKLAGDTEVAVPAAWLNDALETLPTVMSVADAAGIAPARAEFAVVDTATAPVPDKPFLFFDIAPEKGADRVSVTGDKITIDSARGERLFDAAGLSDVSVAEAELDQSQPGLYYRTVGAGADLGKPFSFGQGDVAIIGESGVLTALNASGNTVYAASGAPLDESNGSTLRLITSPKFWLEQAPWALTTLIIGGFLLLLLLAGLARRRNRDKRD; from the coding sequence ATGAAGAACACCAAAACCGCCCTGTCCAGGAACGCCGTGATCGCCACCCTTCTTGCGGGCACGGTGGCGCCAGTCCTGCTGGTTCCGCAGGAGAGCCATGCCGGCGCCATCGCCGATACGCTTGCGGCGGGGACCAAGGATCGGGTGATCACCCGCAAGGTCACGCTGGAGGAACTCGGCATCGGCACGCCGCTGGCGCTTGGATCGACCGGGGCCGAACGCGATATCTATATTCCCGTTCCGGCGGGCGTCGAGCTCATCGACCCCACGCTTAATTTCGAAGGCCGTTACCTGCGGGCGGATGGCGGACAGACCACCTATACGCTGTCGGTTGACGATCGCATGCTGCTTGCGCGCTCGCCGACGGATGACGGCGGCGCGACCGATACCAGCATCGGCATCGATGGCGCGGCCCGCGACAACGGCTTCGTGCATCTGAAGGTGAACTGGTCCTCCGCCACCGGGCAATATTATTGCGACGATGCGCGACCGATCGGCAACATGCTCGAGATCGAGCCCGACACCTATCTGGAATATGGCTATGCCGCCTCCGCGGTGAAGGATATCAGCACGGCATGGTCGGCGCTTCCCACAGAGGTGACGCTGCTGGTTTCGGGTAGCCGCCTCGACAAGAGCAGCTATGATGCCGCATGGCGCATCGGAACCGCGCTGCAGCGCGACGGCAAGACCGTCAGGACCATCGCCCTGCCGAAGGTGGGCGACCAGATACAAACCGCCGCGCTGACGGTGCCGCCATCGCTTGCCGGCATTCCGGCGTTCAAGAGCCTAGCGGGCGGCGGTGAGGTGCAGATCGCCAGCGAAGCCGAGATCGGCGCGCTGATGCTGCTCGACGCCCCGCAATTCAGCGCCGATATCGCCGTTGCCGACGGCGCGATGGCTGAGCAGTTGAAAGCCGCGCTCGATGCCGTTTCGGCGGAAATCGTCGCCGCCGATGGCGCCGCTTCCGCTGCTGTCGCGACCATCCGGCAGGATTTCAACGCGCTTGGCCAACCCGTCGGCTCGCAAACCGTCGGGCTGCGCACGCTTTCGGGCCGGCCGGTCATCGCGGTTGCGCCGGATGCGGCCAATGCCGCGGTCGGCCTGTTCGATACGTTGTGGCGTCAGTCGGCGGTGTCGGGAGATCTTACGCTTGCCGCTGCGGCGATGCCGCCGGGTGAGGGCGACGCCATTGCGCTTGGTGCGCTCGGTAAGGCGCCGAGCCGGCTCGACGTCGTGGCAAGGGGCGACTGGTCGACGCAATTCGACCTCGGCACGGCTGCGCCCGGAAAGGTGCCGAGCCGCCTCGACCTCAACGTCTCGGCGGCCCCCGGCGCAACCGCGACGCTGCCGGTCGCTTCGGTTTCGATCAACGGCTATCTGCTGGGGGCCAAACAGTTGAAGGCCGACGGCACGCCCGAACAGATTTCAGTCGCCATACCCGCCTATACCCTGCTGCCGCGCAATGTCATCAACGTCGAATTCCAGCGCCAGCCCGCGAGTGATCAGTGTCGCGAAGTTCCGCAGGCCTATCCCGCCGCGGTGCTGCCGGATAGCCGCGTCGTGTTCAAGGACGCGCCTGCCGCCGATGGCTTCACCACGCTTGTGGCGAAGCTGGCGGGCGACACAGAGGTGGCCGTGCCGGCGGCTTGGCTCAACGATGCGCTGGAGACGCTGCCGACGGTGATGAGCGTGGCCGATGCCGCGGGCATCGCGCCGGCGCGCGCCGAATTCGCGGTCGTCGATACGGCCACGGCGCCGGTGCCGGACAAGCCCTTCCTGTTCTTCGATATCGCGCCTGAAAAGGGCGCGGATCGCGTCAGCGTCACGGGCGACAAGATCACGATCGACTCCGCGCGCGGCGAGCGGCTTTTCGATGCCGCCGGGCTTTCGGACGTTTCGGTAGCCGAGGCCGAGCTCGACCAGAGCCAGCCGGGCCTTTACTACCGCACGGTCGGCGCCGGGGCCGATCTTGGCAAGCCGTTCAGCTTCGGCCAGGGCGATGTCGCCATCATCGGCGAAAGCGGTGTTCTGACGGCGCTGAATGCCAGCGGCAACACGGTCTATGCCGCCTCCGGTGCGCCGCTCGACGAAAGCAACGGGTCGACGCTGCGTCTGATCACGAGCCCGAAATTCTGGCTGGAGCAGGCGCCGTGGGCGCTCACCACGCTGATCATCGGCGGTTTCCTCCTTCTTCTCCTCCTGGCCGGTCTCGCGCGCCGCAGGAACCGGGACAAGCGGGACTAG
- a CDS encoding glycosyl transferase family protein, whose protein sequence is MQLYWPFLFADYYRLLEDFTAIVAVIILLSCLDDLFIDAIFYGRAIKRRFAARKHHYQPLQPEQLHNRPEQHMAIMVPAWLEHDVIAAMIEGMVRTLDYRNYTIFVGTYRNDRATIDEVERMRKRYRQLVRVEVPHDGPTCKADCLNWVVQAIFAHEKTHGITFAGTILHDSEDVLHSLELRFFNYLLPRIDLIQIPVNSLERNWYELVAGVYMDEFAEWHGKDIVVREALSGMVPSAGVGTCFSRKALLTLSAETDNQPFNTQTLTEDYDIGVRLAEHGMRSILARFTVDYKMRRKSWFGFGPEREKIVRMPLCVQEYFPNRFRTSYRQKARWSLGICFQGWAYFGWYGSLVDRYFLLRDRKAIVTSFVTVFAYLLALQYIVFHFAISFGLFTTTYPPLLSVHGWVGVVLILNAIALVARVVQRFYFTSRTFGWEHGLLSIPRMVVGNFVNFMAMARALKQYVTHLVTGKRLVWDKTMHDFPSGDGLVERSARLGDLLVTWQAIDDAQLDEALAKQRQQRRPLGRILIDEGWLQEEVIAEAVAFQAGYEMRAIAEDDVLNARGRISTDLCVRLRVLPVQDAGDGRLMLAAAVPLEPQALAEIVAACGETPKVCIVRDSQIMAGLDLLCERDVADGRRVSPLPNDVLPRLGDILVERGDISPEALRAALADYSPQRDGLIGAYLAARDVVFNQAIEDALAEQRRRIERLRGNRTLSPPVAGKAI, encoded by the coding sequence ATGCAGCTTTACTGGCCATTCCTGTTCGCCGACTATTATCGGCTGCTGGAGGATTTCACCGCGATCGTCGCGGTGATCATCCTGCTGTCGTGCCTCGACGATCTTTTCATCGACGCGATTTTCTATGGGCGGGCGATCAAGCGGCGGTTCGCGGCCAGGAAGCACCACTACCAGCCGCTTCAGCCGGAACAGCTTCATAACCGCCCCGAACAGCATATGGCGATCATGGTGCCTGCCTGGCTGGAGCACGACGTGATCGCGGCCATGATCGAAGGCATGGTGCGCACGCTCGACTATCGGAACTACACGATTTTCGTCGGCACCTACCGCAACGACCGTGCGACGATCGACGAGGTCGAGCGGATGCGCAAGCGCTACCGCCAGCTTGTGCGCGTCGAGGTTCCCCATGACGGGCCGACCTGCAAGGCGGATTGCCTCAACTGGGTGGTGCAGGCGATTTTCGCCCATGAGAAGACGCACGGCATTACATTCGCCGGCACCATTCTGCACGACAGCGAGGACGTTCTTCATTCGCTGGAACTGCGCTTCTTCAACTACCTTCTGCCGCGGATCGACCTGATCCAGATTCCTGTGAACTCGCTGGAGCGCAACTGGTACGAGCTCGTGGCAGGCGTATACATGGATGAGTTCGCCGAATGGCACGGGAAGGATATCGTCGTGCGCGAGGCCTTGTCAGGGATGGTGCCGTCCGCCGGCGTGGGAACATGTTTCTCGCGCAAGGCGCTGCTGACCCTTTCGGCCGAAACCGACAACCAGCCCTTCAACACCCAGACGCTCACCGAGGATTACGATATCGGGGTGCGGCTTGCCGAACACGGCATGCGCTCGATCCTCGCGCGGTTTACCGTCGATTATAAAATGCGGCGCAAGTCCTGGTTCGGCTTCGGGCCGGAGCGCGAGAAGATTGTGCGAATGCCGCTTTGCGTGCAGGAATATTTTCCCAACAGGTTCCGCACCTCCTATCGCCAGAAGGCGCGGTGGTCGCTTGGCATCTGCTTCCAGGGCTGGGCCTATTTCGGCTGGTACGGTTCGCTGGTCGACCGCTATTTCCTGCTGAGGGACAGAAAGGCGATCGTCACCAGCTTTGTCACCGTTTTCGCCTATCTGCTGGCGCTCCAGTATATCGTTTTTCACTTCGCCATCAGCTTCGGCCTGTTTACCACGACATATCCGCCGCTGCTTTCGGTTCATGGCTGGGTCGGTGTCGTGCTGATCCTGAACGCCATTGCGCTGGTGGCGCGGGTCGTGCAGCGCTTCTATTTCACGTCGCGAACTTTCGGCTGGGAGCATGGATTGCTGTCGATCCCGCGCATGGTGGTCGGCAATTTCGTGAACTTCATGGCGATGGCGCGCGCGCTCAAGCAGTATGTCACCCACCTCGTGACCGGCAAGCGGCTGGTCTGGGACAAGACCATGCATGACTTTCCCTCGGGCGACGGGCTGGTGGAGCGCAGCGCCAGGCTCGGCGATCTGCTCGTCACCTGGCAGGCGATCGACGACGCCCAGCTTGATGAGGCGCTCGCCAAGCAACGGCAGCAGCGCCGCCCGCTCGGTCGTATCCTGATCGATGAAGGCTGGCTTCAGGAGGAGGTGATCGCCGAAGCCGTGGCTTTCCAGGCGGGCTACGAGATGCGGGCGATCGCAGAGGACGATGTGCTGAACGCCCGGGGCCGGATTTCCACCGATCTCTGTGTTCGCTTGCGCGTCCTTCCGGTGCAGGATGCCGGGGACGGGCGCTTGATGCTGGCAGCGGCGGTGCCGCTGGAGCCGCAGGCGCTCGCCGAGATCGTCGCGGCGTGCGGCGAAACGCCGAAAGTCTGCATTGTCCGCGACAGCCAGATCATGGCGGGTCTGGACCTTCTTTGCGAACGCGATGTCGCGGACGGCAGGCGCGTTTCGCCCCTTCCCAATGACGTGTTGCCGCGCCTTGGCGATATTCTCGTCGAACGAGGCGATATCTCCCCGGAAGCGTTGCGGGCGGCGCTTGCCGATTATTCTCCCCAGCGCGACGGGCTGATCGGCGCCTATCTCGCCGCCCGGGATGTAGTCTTCAACCAGGCGATCGAGGATGCGCTGGCCGAGCAGCGCCGCAGGATCGAGCGATTGCGCGGGAACCGGACGCTCTCGCCACCTGTTGCCGGAAAGGCGATTTGA